A single region of the Thioalkalivibrio nitratireducens DSM 14787 genome encodes:
- the tuf gene encoding elongation factor Tu: MSKEKFERKKPHVNVGTIGHVDHGKTTLTAALTVVQGKKFGGESKAYDQIDNAPEEKARGITIATAHVEYETDQRHYAHVDCPGHADYVKNMITGAAQMDGAILVVSAADGPMPQTREHILLARQVGVPYIVVYLNKADMVDDAELLELVEMEVRDLLSSYDFPGDDTPIVTGSALKALEGDDSEIGSQSIEKLVAALDSYIPEPERAVDGAFLMPVEDVFSISGRGTVVTGRVERGIVKVGDEVEIVGIRDTQKTTVTGVEMFRKLLDQGQAGDNVGVLLRGTKRDEVERGQVLCKPGSITPHTKFEAEVYILGKDEGGRHTPFFNGYRPQFYFRTTDVTGSCDLPEGVEMVMPGDNVKMTVSLIAPIAMEDGLRFAIREGGRTVGAGVVSKIIE; encoded by the coding sequence ATGTCCAAGGAAAAATTCGAGCGTAAGAAGCCGCATGTGAATGTGGGAACGATTGGTCACGTGGACCACGGGAAGACGACGCTGACGGCGGCGTTGACGGTGGTGCAGGGGAAGAAGTTTGGTGGCGAGTCGAAGGCCTACGACCAGATTGACAACGCGCCGGAGGAGAAGGCGCGCGGGATCACGATTGCGACGGCGCATGTCGAGTACGAGACCGACCAGCGGCATTACGCGCACGTGGACTGTCCGGGGCACGCGGACTACGTGAAGAACATGATCACCGGTGCGGCGCAGATGGACGGTGCGATTCTGGTGGTTTCGGCGGCGGACGGTCCGATGCCGCAGACGCGGGAGCATATTCTGCTGGCGCGGCAGGTGGGGGTTCCGTACATCGTGGTGTACTTGAACAAGGCGGACATGGTGGACGACGCCGAGCTGCTCGAGCTGGTGGAGATGGAGGTTCGGGATTTGCTGTCGAGTTACGATTTCCCCGGGGACGACACGCCGATCGTGACCGGTTCGGCGCTGAAGGCGCTGGAGGGGGACGACAGCGAGATTGGTTCGCAGTCGATCGAGAAGCTGGTGGCGGCGCTGGACTCGTACATTCCGGAGCCGGAGCGTGCGGTGGACGGTGCGTTTTTGATGCCGGTGGAGGATGTGTTTTCGATTTCCGGGCGTGGCACGGTGGTGACGGGTCGGGTCGAGCGTGGGATCGTGAAGGTGGGCGACGAGGTCGAGATTGTCGGCATTCGCGACACGCAGAAGACCACGGTGACGGGCGTGGAGATGTTCCGCAAGCTGCTGGACCAGGGGCAGGCCGGGGACAACGTGGGCGTGCTGCTGCGCGGGACGAAGCGTGACGAGGTGGAGCGCGGTCAGGTGCTGTGCAAGCCGGGTTCGATCACGCCGCACACGAAGTTCGAGGCGGAGGTGTACATCCTGGGCAAGGACGAGGGTGGTCGTCACACGCCGTTTTTCAATGGTTATCGTCCGCAGTTTTATTTTCGGACGACGGACGTGACGGGTTCCTGCGATCTTCCGGAAGGCGTGGAGATGGTGATGCCGGGTGACAACGTGAAGATGACGGTGTCGCTGATTGCCCCGATTGCGATGGAAGACGGGCTGCGCTTCGCGATCCGCGAGGGCGGCCGTACCGTCGGCGCCGGCGTCGTCTCCAAGATCATCGAGTGA
- the pilB gene encoding type IV-A pilus assembly ATPase PilB: MPNPVSSVRLPGLARRLVDAGLAETAAIAALVDEAREQQTPLVAMLATRTKIPEGRLAEAAGDEFGLPVFDLAAFDRDLLPKEHLIETLIRKHHALPLLQRGNRLFVAISDPTNLSATDEFKFATGLSIETVLVEHNKLDRLIEDSINAAMAMMGDLDDDGFAELAVSAGEEERNDDATEGIDDAPVVRFVNKLMLDAIRRKASDIHLEPYDKDFRVRFRIDGVLYDVGHPPITLAPRIIARVKVMSRMDIAERRIPQDGRIKLKLSRSRAIDFRISSCPTLYGEKIVMRILDSDAALLSIDVLGFDDEQKKHYLGALKRPYGMILVTGPTGSGKTVTLYTGMAILNTNDRNISTAEDPAEINMPGINQVNVHPKIGLTFANALRAFLRQDPDVIMVGEIRDLETAEIAIKAAQTGHLVLSTLHTNDAPQTLTRLANMGVPAYNLASSILLIIAQRLARRLCPVCKEPEQLPEDVLLKEGFSPDDISEGITLYRPVGCDQCTDGYKGRVGIYQVLPISETMQRLILEGGNSMQMADQAEREGVNDLRRAGLLKARAGVTSLEEINRVTTD; the protein is encoded by the coding sequence ATGCCGAATCCCGTCTCCTCCGTACGTCTGCCCGGGCTGGCGCGCCGCCTCGTGGACGCCGGGCTGGCCGAGACGGCAGCGATCGCGGCGCTGGTCGACGAGGCCCGCGAACAACAAACGCCGCTGGTCGCGATGCTCGCCACGCGCACGAAGATCCCCGAGGGCCGGCTGGCCGAGGCCGCAGGGGACGAGTTCGGACTCCCCGTGTTCGACCTGGCGGCTTTCGACCGCGACCTGCTGCCGAAGGAACACCTGATCGAGACGCTGATCCGCAAGCACCATGCGCTGCCGCTGCTGCAGCGCGGCAACCGGCTGTTCGTCGCGATCTCGGATCCGACCAACCTTTCCGCCACCGACGAATTCAAGTTCGCCACCGGACTGAGTATCGAGACGGTGCTGGTCGAGCACAACAAACTCGACCGCCTGATCGAGGACTCGATCAACGCCGCGATGGCGATGATGGGCGATCTCGACGACGACGGATTCGCCGAACTGGCGGTCTCCGCTGGCGAGGAGGAACGTAACGACGACGCGACCGAGGGCATCGACGATGCCCCAGTGGTGCGCTTCGTGAATAAGCTGATGCTGGACGCGATCCGGCGCAAGGCGTCGGACATCCACCTGGAACCCTACGATAAGGACTTCCGCGTGCGCTTCCGCATCGACGGCGTGCTCTACGACGTCGGGCATCCGCCGATCACTCTCGCGCCGCGGATCATCGCGCGCGTGAAGGTGATGTCCCGGATGGACATCGCCGAGCGGCGTATCCCCCAGGACGGCCGGATCAAGCTGAAGCTCTCGCGCAGCCGGGCGATCGACTTCCGCATCAGCAGCTGCCCGACGCTTTACGGCGAGAAGATCGTGATGCGCATCCTCGACTCGGACGCCGCCCTGCTCAGCATCGATGTCCTGGGCTTCGACGACGAGCAGAAGAAACACTATCTCGGGGCCCTGAAACGCCCCTACGGGATGATCCTCGTCACCGGCCCGACCGGATCGGGCAAGACCGTGACGCTCTACACCGGCATGGCCATTTTGAACACCAACGACCGCAACATCTCCACGGCAGAGGATCCGGCCGAGATCAACATGCCGGGGATCAACCAGGTCAACGTCCACCCGAAGATCGGGCTGACCTTTGCCAATGCATTGCGCGCGTTCCTGCGCCAGGACCCGGACGTGATCATGGTTGGCGAGATCCGCGACCTCGAAACCGCGGAGATCGCGATCAAGGCGGCGCAGACGGGCCACCTGGTGCTGTCGACACTGCACACCAACGACGCACCACAAACGCTGACACGGCTCGCGAACATGGGGGTTCCCGCCTACAACCTCGCGTCGTCGATCCTGCTGATCATCGCCCAGCGCCTCGCCCGGCGGCTGTGCCCGGTCTGCAAGGAACCCGAGCAGCTCCCCGAGGACGTGCTGTTGAAGGAGGGCTTCAGTCCCGACGACATCTCCGAGGGCATCACCCTGTACCGCCCAGTCGGCTGCGACCAGTGCACCGACGGATACAAGGGACGAGTTGGCATCTACCAGGTCCTGCCGATCTCGGAAACGATGCAGCGGTTGATCCTCGAGGGTGGCAACAGCATGCAGATGGCGGATCAGGCCGAACGCGAGGGCGTGAACGACCTGCGCCGTGCAGGCCTGCTGAAGGCCCGCGCCGGGGTGACCAGCCTCGAGGAGATCAACCGCGTGACCACGGATTGA
- a CDS encoding type II secretion system F family protein, with translation MAETETIYIWEGLNKKGTRVKGETPADSEMLARAELRRNGINVLKIRKKPKSLFSTKKRIKPVDIAYFLRQMTTMLSSGVPLVQAFDIVGRGHENPTMATLIMDLKSSVEGGETFAAALAKHPRHFDDLVINLVEAGEQSGTLETLLDKVATYKEKTESLKAKIKKAMFYPAAVIVVAIVVTAILLIFVVPQFEALFVGFGADLPAFTRMVVNLSELVQAWWWAILAAMIALGLVFIQLRRRSPRFSRFVDLAVLRIPAIGPILRKAAVARFARTLSTMFAAGVPLVEALRSVAGATGNALYAEATERMREETAAGAQLQWSMRNTNVFPNMVVQMVAIGEESGSLDSMLAKVADFYEEEVDNAVDSLSSLLEPLIMVVLGVLIGGLVIAMYLPIFMLGQVI, from the coding sequence ATGGCAGAGACCGAGACCATCTATATCTGGGAGGGTCTGAACAAAAAGGGGACTCGCGTAAAGGGCGAGACCCCGGCCGACAGCGAGATGCTCGCGCGCGCCGAGCTGCGCCGCAACGGGATCAACGTCCTGAAGATCCGCAAGAAACCGAAGTCCCTGTTTTCGACAAAGAAACGGATCAAACCGGTCGACATCGCCTATTTCCTGCGCCAGATGACGACGATGCTCAGTTCCGGCGTGCCGCTGGTGCAGGCCTTCGACATCGTCGGGCGGGGGCACGAAAACCCGACGATGGCCACGCTGATCATGGACCTGAAGTCCTCGGTCGAAGGCGGCGAGACCTTCGCGGCAGCACTGGCCAAGCATCCGAGACACTTCGACGACCTGGTGATCAATCTGGTCGAGGCCGGCGAGCAGTCGGGGACGCTGGAGACCTTGCTCGACAAGGTCGCCACCTACAAGGAGAAGACGGAAAGCCTCAAGGCCAAGATCAAGAAGGCGATGTTCTACCCGGCCGCGGTGATCGTGGTTGCGATCGTCGTGACCGCGATCCTGCTGATCTTCGTGGTGCCCCAGTTCGAGGCGCTGTTCGTCGGCTTCGGCGCGGACCTGCCGGCGTTCACCCGCATGGTCGTGAACCTCTCGGAACTCGTGCAGGCGTGGTGGTGGGCCATACTCGCGGCAATGATCGCACTCGGCCTTGTCTTCATTCAGTTGCGGCGGCGATCGCCCCGGTTCAGCCGCTTCGTCGACCTCGCGGTGCTGCGGATACCTGCGATCGGGCCGATCCTGCGCAAGGCGGCGGTGGCGCGGTTCGCCCGGACGCTGTCGACGATGTTCGCGGCGGGCGTGCCGCTGGTCGAGGCGCTTCGCTCGGTCGCCGGAGCGACCGGCAACGCCCTTTACGCCGAGGCCACCGAACGGATGCGCGAGGAGACCGCGGCCGGGGCCCAGCTGCAATGGTCGATGCGCAATACCAACGTGTTCCCGAACATGGTCGTGCAGATGGTCGCAATCGGCGAGGAATCGGGCTCGCTCGACTCGATGCTCGCCAAAGTCGCCGACTTCTACGAGGAGGAAGTCGACAACGCAGTGGACAGCCTCTCCAGCCTGCTCGAGCCGCTGATCATGGTCGTGCTCGGGGTGCTGATCGGCGGCCTGGTCATCGCGATGTACCTGCCGATCTTCATGCTGGGCCAGGTGATCTAG
- a CDS encoding prepilin peptidase: MMPWSEIPAAWTIPAVAVLGLIVGSFLNVVIHRLPRMMQREWEQEARAILEQPEAPESPRFDLWWPRSQCPHCGRGIRARENIPVFSFLLLRARCPGCGGRISWQYPLVELLTAALFAATVWHLGAGAAGLAALVFTGMLIAAAGVDARTTLLPDQLTLPLLWLGLVANLFGLFTDLESAVIGAVAGYLTLWTVYHGFRLLTGKEGMGFGDFKLLAALGAWLGWQALPLILLLASLVGAVVGIALILLLGRDRNVPIPFGPYLAAAGWLALIGGDTLIAAYLPP, encoded by the coding sequence ATGATGCCCTGGTCTGAAATACCCGCCGCCTGGACGATTCCGGCGGTGGCCGTGCTCGGCCTGATCGTCGGCAGCTTTCTGAACGTGGTGATCCACCGGCTTCCGCGGATGATGCAGCGGGAGTGGGAACAGGAGGCGCGTGCGATCCTGGAACAGCCCGAGGCCCCCGAATCACCGCGCTTCGATCTCTGGTGGCCGCGCTCTCAGTGCCCTCACTGCGGCCGCGGGATCCGCGCCCGGGAGAACATCCCTGTGTTCAGCTTCCTGCTGCTGCGGGCACGCTGTCCGGGCTGCGGCGGCCGGATCTCCTGGCAATACCCGCTGGTGGAGCTGCTCACCGCCGCGCTATTCGCGGCCACCGTCTGGCACCTCGGTGCCGGTGCGGCCGGACTCGCGGCGCTGGTCTTCACCGGGATGCTGATCGCCGCGGCCGGGGTCGACGCCCGTACTACGCTGCTCCCGGACCAGCTGACGCTGCCGCTGCTCTGGCTCGGCCTGGTCGCGAACCTGTTCGGGCTGTTCACCGACCTCGAGTCCGCGGTGATCGGGGCGGTCGCCGGCTACCTGACCCTCTGGACGGTCTATCACGGCTTCCGGCTGCTGACCGGCAAGGAAGGGATGGGCTTCGGCGACTTCAAGCTGCTCGCCGCACTCGGTGCCTGGCTCGGCTGGCAGGCGCTGCCGCTGATCCTGCTGCTCGCGTCGCTGGTGGGGGCAGTGGTCGGCATCGCGCTGATCCTGCTGCTCGGGCGCGACCGCAACGTCCCGATCCCGTTCGGCCCGTATCTGGCCGCGGCTGGCTGGCTGGCGCTGATCGGGGGCGACACCCTGATCGCGGCCTATCTGCCGCCGTGA